Proteins encoded in a region of the Apilactobacillus apisilvae genome:
- a CDS encoding HD domain-containing protein, with product MKFEDALLPREKVFRDPVHNYIYVQHQIILDLINTKEMQRLRRVKQLGPSSFTFHGAEHSRFTHSLGVYEITRRICDIFLRNYPTKESGDGLWDDSERLVALCAALLHDIGHGAYSHTFEHIFHTNHEAITQEIITSPKTEVNKVLKKISPEFPKQVADVINHSYKNKQVVQMISSQCDADRMDYLLRDAYNTGASYGNFDLTRILRVMRPYSGGICFDVSGMHAVEDYIISRLQMYMQVYFHPVSRSMEVILTHLLKRAKELSDKMPINSSETPYLLMPFFNNNFDINDYLKLDDGVLNTYFIHWIDSKDSILSDLADRFINRRPFKSAEFTDDTEFLTTKLQKLIKQAGFDHKYYTDTNDCFDLPYDAYDPKKKSHATQIELRRPDGSMVELSKVSRLVAAVTGKQLGDERFFFPKEMLNSAQNIEIFQPIYEEFQKHIKNNQLIE from the coding sequence TTGAAATTTGAAGATGCATTGTTACCACGCGAAAAAGTTTTTCGTGACCCTGTTCATAATTACATTTATGTACAACACCAAATTATCTTGGATTTAATTAACACAAAAGAAATGCAAAGGCTAAGAAGAGTTAAGCAATTAGGACCTTCATCTTTTACATTTCATGGTGCTGAGCATTCAAGATTTACCCATAGTTTAGGTGTTTATGAAATCACCAGAAGAATTTGTGATATTTTTCTAAGAAATTATCCTACGAAGGAATCTGGTGATGGTCTATGGGATGACTCAGAAAGATTGGTTGCTCTTTGTGCAGCATTACTACATGATATTGGTCATGGTGCCTATTCACATACTTTCGAGCATATTTTCCATACTAATCATGAAGCGATTACTCAAGAAATCATTACTTCGCCTAAAACTGAAGTAAACAAAGTTTTAAAAAAGATTTCCCCCGAGTTTCCTAAACAAGTAGCTGACGTTATTAATCATAGTTATAAAAATAAACAAGTGGTACAAATGATTTCCAGTCAATGTGATGCTGATCGAATGGATTATTTATTACGTGATGCTTACAATACTGGCGCTAGTTACGGTAATTTTGATTTAACAAGGATTTTGCGAGTAATGCGTCCATACAGCGGTGGAATTTGTTTTGATGTTTCAGGAATGCATGCAGTTGAAGACTACATAATTAGTCGTCTTCAAATGTATATGCAAGTTTACTTTCATCCCGTCTCTCGTTCAATGGAAGTTATTTTAACTCATTTACTGAAGCGTGCTAAAGAATTATCAGATAAAATGCCAATTAATTCCAGTGAAACTCCATATTTATTAATGCCATTTTTTAATAATAATTTTGATATTAATGATTATTTAAAATTAGACGATGGCGTTTTAAATACTTATTTCATTCATTGGATTGATTCAAAAGACAGCATTTTATCAGACTTAGCTGACCGATTTATCAACCGTCGACCTTTTAAATCAGCAGAATTTACAGATGATACAGAATTTTTAACCACTAAACTTCAAAAGCTAATTAAACAAGCCGGTTTTGATCATAAATACTATACGGATACCAATGATTGTTTCGACTTACCATATGATGCTTACGATCCTAAAAAGAAAAGTCATGCAACTCAAATTGAATTACGTCGACCTGATGGATCAATGGTAGAGTTATCAAAAGTCTCACGTTTAGTAGCAGCTGTAACTGGTAAGCAATTGGGTGACGAAAGATTCTTTTTTCCTAAAGAAATGCTAAATTCAGCACAAAATATTGAAATTTTTCAACCAATTTATGAAGAATTTCAAAAACATATTAAAAATAATCAATTAATTGAATAA
- a CDS encoding DUF1934 domain-containing protein, with translation MTDNSESVVVDLTTYIKQDDESEKFTFRELGSLVNVGTKTYLRFKETQKGEKVASVTIKISDDHIQLTRQDSMGHHSRLIFADKEQHDTIYQTPYGPMNLSVDTKDLLYSYNESPQSGDLLINYELYSGKMMVGEYKMQLHFSA, from the coding sequence ATGACAGATAATAGTGAAAGTGTAGTTGTTGATCTAACAACCTATATTAAACAAGATGATGAAAGTGAAAAATTCACTTTCCGAGAATTAGGAAGTTTAGTTAATGTAGGAACCAAAACTTATCTAAGATTTAAAGAAACTCAAAAAGGCGAAAAAGTAGCTTCAGTGACGATTAAAATTAGTGATGATCATATTCAATTAACCAGACAAGATTCGATGGGACACCATTCCAGACTTATATTTGCTGATAAAGAACAACATGATACTATTTATCAAACCCCATATGGGCCAATGAATTTATCAGTAGATACTAAAGATTTACTGTATAGTTATAATGAATCTCCACAGTCTGGGGATTTGTTAATTAATTATGAATTATATTCTGGCAAAATGATGGTTGGTGAATATAAAATGCAATTGCATTTTTCGGCCTAA